In a single window of the Streptomyces sp. HUAS ZL42 genome:
- the tgmB gene encoding ATP-grasp ribosomal peptide maturase, which translates to MTVLILTCEQDVTADMVVVHLNASGVPVVRLDPADLTGGVALSGEYVHGAFRGHLWSAGRLVSINGLRSVWVRRPGTPATRVAEPSEWLTEESSQALYGMLRSSDARWMNHPDAARRARHKPWQLRLAQRSGLPVPATVITSFPQAARDFAERFPDLVVKPVSGAHPQEPPRAVPTSRVAPDTDFTAVAFGPTLLQRRIAKRADIRLTVVGDRMLAARKETAPDADPDEVDVRFASSALPWRPVEVPPRIAEGVRTYLRDAELAYGAFDFAEDADGTWWFLECNQSGQFGFVEVETGQPIARTIAEWLTDPSPRRQTGCDGRRTTVH; encoded by the coding sequence ATGACCGTTCTGATCCTGACCTGTGAACAGGATGTGACGGCGGACATGGTGGTCGTGCACCTCAACGCGTCCGGAGTGCCTGTGGTCCGGCTCGACCCGGCCGACCTGACCGGCGGGGTGGCCCTCTCGGGCGAGTACGTACACGGCGCCTTCCGCGGCCATCTGTGGTCGGCGGGCCGTCTGGTGAGCATCAACGGCCTGCGGTCCGTCTGGGTGCGCAGGCCGGGCACGCCGGCCACACGGGTCGCCGAGCCGTCCGAGTGGCTCACCGAGGAGTCCTCCCAGGCCCTCTACGGGATGCTGCGCAGCTCCGACGCGCGCTGGATGAACCACCCCGACGCGGCGCGCCGGGCCCGGCACAAGCCCTGGCAGCTCCGCCTCGCCCAGCGCAGCGGACTGCCCGTGCCGGCCACTGTGATCACGAGCTTCCCGCAGGCAGCCCGGGACTTCGCCGAGCGCTTCCCCGACCTGGTGGTCAAACCCGTCTCCGGCGCCCACCCGCAGGAACCTCCCCGGGCGGTGCCGACCAGCCGCGTCGCGCCGGACACGGACTTCACCGCCGTGGCGTTCGGTCCCACGCTGCTGCAGCGGCGGATCGCCAAGCGGGCCGACATCCGTCTGACCGTCGTGGGCGACCGGATGCTCGCCGCCCGCAAGGAGACCGCACCGGACGCGGACCCCGACGAGGTCGACGTCCGCTTCGCCTCGTCGGCGCTGCCGTGGCGGCCCGTCGAGGTCCCGCCCCGCATCGCCGAGGGCGTCCGCACCTACCTACGGGACGCGGAACTGGCGTACGGCGCCTTCGACTTCGCCGAGGACGCCGACGGGACCTGGTGGTTCCTGGAGTGCAACCAGTCGGGACAGTTCGGCTTCGTGGAGGTGGAGACGGGGCAGCCGATCGCCCGGACCATCGCGGAGTGGCTGACCGACCCCTCCCCGCGGCGGCAGACGGGGTGCGACGGCCGGAGGACGACGGTGCACTGA
- the metG gene encoding methionine--tRNA ligase, which translates to MTARRHYITTTIPYVNARPHLGFALELVQADVLARHHRHRGDHVRLVTGTDDNSLKNVLAAEAEGIDVRTLVERNADAFAALHEPLALSPDDFIRTSSDPRHRVGVERLWHRCAAAGDLYRKQYEGLYCVGCEQFCTPDELAGGRCPEHGTEPQHVAEENWFFRLSRYADRLHELITSGALRIEPAARRNEVLALVAAGLHDFSVSRSHHRARGWGIPVPGDPDQVVYVWWDALGNYVTSLGYGTDDPAYEEWWGSGERRVHLVGKGVVRFHAVYWPAMLLSAGLPLPTDILVHDYLTVEGRKISKSGPTTVDPVELAAEYGTDAVRWWLLRDVPRVGDADFTRERLTARADADFAGGLGNLVHRVVTMVHRYRDGVIPSPADGDPTDGDAAVTALLEECRSAPGRIDAALADFDFRPALRAVWGIVEQANRCIDATRPWELARAERRGNTAAADRLDAVLAALITACRELAEELRPFVPGAAARIRAQVTAGEGGVLPLSSPLFPRLADRS; encoded by the coding sequence ATGACCGCACGACGCCACTACATCACCACGACCATTCCGTACGTCAACGCGCGCCCGCACCTTGGCTTCGCCCTGGAACTCGTCCAGGCGGACGTGCTGGCGCGCCACCACCGCCATCGGGGCGATCACGTCCGGCTGGTGACCGGCACCGACGACAACTCCCTCAAGAACGTCCTGGCCGCCGAGGCCGAGGGCATCGACGTACGGACGCTGGTCGAGCGCAACGCCGACGCGTTCGCCGCGCTGCACGAGCCACTGGCGCTGTCCCCCGACGACTTCATCCGCACCAGCAGCGATCCCCGCCACCGGGTCGGCGTGGAACGGCTGTGGCACCGGTGCGCTGCCGCGGGCGACCTGTATCGCAAGCAGTACGAGGGTCTGTACTGCGTCGGCTGCGAGCAGTTCTGCACCCCGGACGAACTGGCCGGGGGGCGCTGTCCCGAGCACGGCACCGAGCCACAGCACGTGGCGGAGGAGAACTGGTTCTTCCGCCTGTCCCGCTACGCCGACCGTCTCCATGAGCTGATCACGAGCGGCGCCCTGCGCATCGAGCCCGCCGCCCGCCGCAACGAGGTGCTCGCCCTCGTCGCCGCGGGCCTGCACGACTTCTCCGTCTCCCGCTCGCACCATCGCGCCCGCGGCTGGGGCATCCCGGTGCCGGGCGACCCCGATCAGGTCGTCTACGTGTGGTGGGACGCGCTGGGCAACTACGTCACCAGCCTGGGCTACGGCACCGACGATCCCGCGTACGAGGAGTGGTGGGGGTCCGGCGAACGCCGCGTCCACCTCGTCGGCAAGGGGGTGGTCCGCTTCCACGCCGTGTACTGGCCCGCCATGCTGCTGTCGGCCGGACTGCCGCTGCCCACCGACATCCTGGTCCACGACTACCTCACCGTCGAAGGCCGCAAGATCAGCAAGTCAGGCCCGACGACCGTCGACCCGGTCGAGCTGGCCGCCGAGTACGGCACCGACGCAGTGCGCTGGTGGCTCCTGCGGGACGTCCCCCGCGTCGGGGACGCCGACTTCACCCGCGAGCGGCTGACGGCCCGCGCCGACGCTGACTTCGCGGGAGGACTGGGCAACCTCGTGCACCGGGTGGTGACGATGGTCCACCGTTACCGGGACGGGGTGATCCCCTCCCCCGCCGACGGCGATCCCACCGACGGCGACGCGGCCGTGACGGCGCTGCTGGAGGAGTGCCGGTCGGCACCCGGCCGGATCGACGCCGCCCTCGCGGACTTCGACTTCCGCCCCGCCCTGCGCGCCGTCTGGGGCATCGTCGAGCAGGCCAACCGCTGTATCGACGCCACCCGCCCGTGGGAACTGGCGCGGGCGGAACGGCGAGGCAACACGGCGGCGGCCGACCGTCTCGACGCGGTCCTCGCCGCCCTGATCACGGCATGCCGCGAAC
- the tgmA gene encoding putative ATP-grasp-modified RiPP yields the protein MQPFALNYARPAAELEVITPYAYDSGLQLNVLLDGRIAASDLALLRELGTTTSTAGSKTHFDD from the coding sequence ATGCAACCGTTCGCGCTCAACTACGCACGCCCGGCGGCGGAGTTGGAGGTTATCACTCCGTACGCCTATGACTCCGGACTGCAGTTGAACGTGCTTCTGGACGGGCGGATAGCCGCCTCGGACCTTGCCCTGCTCAGAGAACTCGGGACCACGACCTCGACCGCGGGCTCGAAGACTCACTTCGACGACTGA
- a CDS encoding DUF1232 domain-containing protein — MDTTTAVITVAVVLAAAALAAAVALLVRLVRTRRGLRRAGLPTGPRWVFWGAVLYFVLPADLLPDPVYLDDIGVILLALRTMRGPADERRSRAVDRPGDPA; from the coding sequence GTGGACACGACCACTGCAGTGATCACCGTCGCCGTGGTCCTCGCCGCGGCCGCTCTCGCAGCGGCCGTGGCCCTGCTGGTGCGACTGGTGCGCACCCGGCGCGGGTTGCGGCGGGCCGGGCTTCCCACCGGACCGCGCTGGGTCTTCTGGGGCGCCGTCCTCTACTTCGTGCTGCCGGCCGATCTGCTGCCCGACCCCGTGTACCTCGACGACATCGGTGTGATCCTGCTCGCACTGCGCACGATGCGCGGCCCGGCCGACGAGCGCAGGAGCAGAGCCGTCGACCGGCCGGGCGACCCCGCCTGA